A genomic stretch from Plasmodium brasilianum strain Bolivian I chromosome 9, whole genome shotgun sequence includes:
- a CDS encoding tubulin--tyrosine ligase — MNNFSKPFNIKHKNEISECKKGNISEVVPKYTLLNNASKLSKEYSTLNIVANNKIDIDEMSLRKFKGDEHMLLSKNVNYLVGTTTECASTINTQKTNLVNVSVKNDSYRKNVGNYNNVNFLYNPGNLNNQKSLYNRHNMQNVNMKHNSKNYIYSREKENPNNSSENEKSDFEHKYFNTSIDYLSKVDDNLNKKFEKKKYLYFDSNIRNRDKVNKLTLETHIDNEKEYNNIKKYVDYRPIYKSAKNDNLHNYNLLQKTKVGRSLSHINNNNNNNESKKEYSEMEMSINKLIHKGGINKTDGISLEGLQKSYKTMQFDDHNDIKNKNTNRIKQWNSYVRNNLTDMKQWDQKYNHLPKNMNKTPINDDENILIRTISYNNMNDKSVSNLNMMKNVYSSSIFFFNENNKEEGKNIKTNSSKNIVEESQLLRKEIKNHDIMNNTSTSKYCNIILKSNIKSSGLYEKKAMNVNKNEYPNNKCDNPYLINNSKFCINTVENNKSNSGCTSNLCMNDNRQRYFRNNFSGNTNKCNISCNNYKLLYNESKKEENLLCDILKNSNVSGQNSLHETLNMVELSSNCINNNTIKILDKEKASNKKNNTSLFYVPNKGCEEEQNRKGEWKKSKKNSNCLIRDMEHKYNGKTNVNIGHDDFLLNGRLKKNSNVFINQNRCYLKNKGDENYYSLMRNYNEYFRKDDFNRNYILKKQCSQNLHKSCNITSNDTNNVKNDNIYNHSYNNFELIKDGYSVRRHSNIGKNNEVVILKNAENRNNDFTVNMKNDNVYCTSGSLSNKNYKEGNNYVEKSEIVEEHSNNIENGTNKKINYCVDKYTDIGNMENRINNSYSEQKNYLNIHNYIISNNEMDEKNEKKSTAYYMQNYKNYTKNHNRNKMRNVRVLTNVIRGAANTAAVGSTYNRSSSSNHNKIGYEGGTVIQLSSMNSNQKRNINQSDHINTKIILSNRNKTQFKDPSEHYYTRNSNILKTIADDRSNTLVLASNNSIKYKNSNSVFNKENVDIFYNYDENGRGFIRGLEGENYYNRTEKNVNSKEEVHVQLVTCNNPYMLDNNINIHKSKNQKNQDEQKEKKEKEEKEETINKKVDEEEKWKVEMKENIFLKEPMNGCKNREAVKYCNMIKREKESKSSNDTIIEVNNVSNEKNDSEKKNTFEENYKKKREDIILKGGDSGMVVKAENEKEIEGINESNIINEKQSSESFYKYNENINDIKRIKNSSCKNNVENNEKSRVLISISNDILKEPKKGSTTIENNNNNKNDDSAIILEVNNYTYNEYHRRVNLYNLEYDKKNENKYIMSKNICNLGYNEKKKSIKEQLTDSYSYHLNNMNKNTKLKNKKRILGINKNSYKTGEKHTLSSSNIEKEDVKKKYTVENITDMDIKKEKEGKYESNEKIGEENNVNEGKKEDINFIGSNGECRYPISNELSRYKMNITKKKYECDVAVKDNTYLEEENIHDKENQIFNELNGVSNEKISFFDTCELKNREMDNSCAYKNDREKCNFLIGHRLSNAQELFSNNSINDRSKKDNNAIKIENNFCDTKKWVGNYTTDVNNERNNSSNNDSCESRLRDKNEIVITNKYNNASAGLDFKKESKKGKKVVLPWNKDNIVKLNGKNKSMKKKNITINTKLARYERVLIHTCINKLNWKKCIENINKGTFYWIGYNINDYDHYNYMKKKKIINRIPSMYMYTKKKALTFLLSHLSLIFPALYDFYPNTFVLPENKNIIKYILNSDNKEYYIMKPDCGSMGIGVKVINKYSDININILNGYNCYIIQKYIDNPLLMYKKKFDFRIYILLLPGKNYPKIYLSKVGFARLCTEEYKKKKRYICNTYIHLTNYSINKDNEKYIRKKNIHDKNNNKQLLSDVFIYLKNIGYDIDDIWGQIKKITCLTSLAIYSYIKGKIQYNFNNNFYFYQLIGLDILLDNTGKAWLLEVNSNPSLRIDYIDPSYTNFEIQLESMFDRYVKEPVISEMFLIVYQKIYKKYLRKKSKKVVISVNDKIENKEKHNIICTINNKRRLLKIKLKDGFSNNSFIHLNNSRNTKGLAENKKPHDKNSNNNNNNNNNNKSIGSNCLNKEDPQYFMDYNNKINKTNSYMLNNGIKKNHIFRTAGKNYIKNEYSATIPNKNGYDSTNNCSSYGLKNSNLSNTHFKNLMRKKIKMRKNLFLKKENMSNVDTCVDENDIGSFSLSNNIVQNEKENLLCSVKKGKNEGNETNESREINKSRTVNEMNKLNEWNEENTMNNNFPTKLCYKDGISSYINNKIGNNFCRNHGNEECKGKHDIDTNKKFSKDNNAKYEGINSFFEIGESSCINMYIDDYDNVEENCEYKKSIVHKTREANDNSDYLYDSYNSNRTMNHMGSNFINKFDIKDDIELANMDKSEPQNYNTNINECNSYKEGDNERFNYENLFSNEDTIMESNILNKETYVQIDNQDDIHLEKFLNNDVETCKEIYRNISDSVYKKKVENFIMIRSDLYKYMNCLNVLGIRYINNNDIKNVDELYNKNISFDLKKTYTKIRKDILHPLKNNVLEKDVYINLKKETNKYYNEMKIYNECYFLFYFILNKYDNNLKKNNRKVEYYIDKNTFLCMCADIKINKIIENINISTKSNNSLFEINKNPQENQMYQIVRDILNNKNSNSCPHGKEKKRHKNNGNYSNNSSFWKTSDLSNDNSSEDNILKCKNKGEKINRSSSLRFKKNHLEKDEILSKNYKLMNYKKNNFSLNKSRTNNKSYYSSMFSPFTLVPTSNNLMNFNTIGINSMNSRIKRKKKMNIYDLEYLFTRQVFFSKYINKNQGLTIIDFFLLMQQVALLIFPYINHLSAYNVLYPYNSVIFEELSNQENNTYTNKTNNKGINNEKKYITNKINKEKDVDNNLGLKKENKTNVINSIKKDNSIVSEKRGELQNPLNSEINNLNYSNNGIHSEYSKKRNNYLWHKNICSNIYNLYEYIQISINPTVKNICLETFLNFIFNKYGITHSS, encoded by the coding sequence atgaataattttagtAAACCGTTCAATATTAAACATAAGAATGAAATAAGTGAGtgtaaaaagggaaatataTCAGAAGTTGTTCCTAAATAcacattattaaataatgcgTCTAAATTATCAAAGGAATATAGTACTTTAAATATTGTagcaaataataaaattgataTAGACGAAATGTCGCTAAGAAAATTCAAAGGAGATGAACATATGCTATTATCAAAGAATGTGAATTACTTAGTTGGTACTACTACTGAATGCGCTTCGACGATAAATACTCAAAAAACTAATTTGGTTAATGTGTCAGTAAAAAATGATTCCTATAGGAAAAACGTAGGGAACTATAACAATgtgaattttttatataatccaGGTAATTTGAATAATCAGAAGAGTTTGTACAATCGTCATAATATGCAAAACGTCAACATGAAGCATAACTCTaagaactatatatattctagagaaaaagaaaatccAAATAATTCTtctgaaaatgaaaaaagtgaCTTCGAGCATAAGTACTTTAATACTTCTATAGATTATTTATCTAAAGTTGATGATaatctaaataaaaaatttgagaaaaagaaatatttatattttgatagtAACATTCGAAATCGtgataaagtaaataaattaacgCTTGAAACACATATTGATAATGagaaagaatataataatataaagaaatatgtaGATTACCGTCCCATTTATAAAAGCGcgaaaaatgataatttacataattacaACTTATTACAAAAAACGAAAGTTGGAAGATCACTAAGTCAcatcaataataataataataataatgaaagtaaaaaagaatattcaGAAATGGAAAtgagtataaataaattgataCATAAAGgtggaataaataaaacagatGGAATTTCATTAGAAGGGCTacaaaaaagttataaaacTATGCAATTTGATGATCATAAtgacattaaaaataaaaatacaaatagaATAAAACAGTGGAATAGTTATGTTCGAAATAATTTAACAGACATGAAACAATGGGACCAGAAATATAATCATTtaccaaaaaatatgaataagaCTCCTATTAatgatgatgaaaatattctaattagaactatttcatataataacatGAATGATAAAAGTGTAAGCAATTtaaatatgatgaaaaatgtatatagttcttccatttttttttttaatgaaaataataaggaAGAAGGGAAAAACATAAAGACAAACTcatcaaaaaatattgttgAAGAATCACAATTACTtcgaaaagaaataaaaaatcacgACATAATGAACAACACAAGCACAAGCAAATACTGCAACATAATATTGAAATCTAATATAAAATCAAGTGGactatatgaaaaaaaagcaatgaatgttaataaaaatgaataccctaataataaatgtgaTAACCCATATTTGATAAATAATAgcaaattttgtataaatactgttgaaaataataagtcAAATAGCGGTTGTACTAGCAACTTATGCATGAATGATAACAGACAAAGATACTTCAGAAATAACTTCAGTGGAAATACTAACAAGTGTAATATTAGCTGTAATAATTACAAAttgttatataatgaatcaaaaaaagaagaaaatttactctgtgatattttaaaaaattcaaacGTTAGTGGTCAAAATAGTTTACATGAAACTCTAAATATGGTAGAATTAAGTAGTAATTGTATTAACAACaatactataaaaatattagataaagaaaaagcttctaataaaaaaaataatacgtctcttttttatgttcCAAATAAAGGATGTGAAGAAgaacaaaatagaaaaggagagtggaaaaaaagtaagaaaaaTTCGAACTGCCTAATTAGAGATATGGAACATAAGTATAATGGAAAAACAAATGTTAATATAGGTCATGAcgattttttattaaatgggagattaaaaaaaaacagtaacgtttttataaatcaaaatagaTGTTaccttaaaaataaaggagatgaaaattattacagCTTAATGAGAAATTACAACGAATATTTTAGAAAAGATGACTTTAATAGaaattacatattaaaaaaacaatgttCCCAAAATTTACACAAAAGTTGTAATATTACTTCAAACGATACTAACAACgtgaaaaatgataatatttacaaccatagctataataattttgaattaattAAAGATGGATATAGTGTTCGTAGACATAGTAATATAGGTAAAAATAACGAGGTtgttattttgaaaaatgcaGAAAACCGGAATAATGATTTCACAGTTAATATGAAGAATGATAACGTTTATTGCACATCGGGTAGTTTAAGCAATAAGAACTATAAGGAAGGCAATAACTACGTtgaaaaaagtgaaataGTGGAAGAGCacagtaataatatagagaatggtactaataaaaaaataaattattgtgtagataaatatacagatataggaaatatggaaaatagaataaataacaGTTATAGTGaacagaaaaattatttaaatattcacaACTACATAATTAGCAATAATGAAatggatgaaaaaaatgagaaaaagtCAACTGCATACTATAtgcaaaattataaaaattatacaaaaaatcaCAATCGAAATAAGATGCGCAACGTAAGAGTTCTTACAAACGTCATAAGAGGCGCGGCAAATACTGCTGCTGTAGGTTCTACTTATAATCgaagtagtagtagtaatcataataaaattgGTTATGAGGGAGGTACAGTAATACAATTATCCTCTATGAATTCAAATCAAAAACGAAACATAAATCAGTCAGATCATATTAACACTAAAATTATCTTATCTAATCGCAACAAAACACAATTTAAAGATCCTTCTGAACATTATTATACAAGAAATTCtaatatattgaaaacaATAGCGGATGACAGAAGTAACACCCTAGTTTTAgctagtaataatagtataaaatataagaatagtAATAGCGTctttaataaagaaaatgtagatattttctataattatGATGAAAATGGTAGAGGATTTATAAGAGGATTAGAAggagaaaattattataatagaaCGGAGAAGAATGTTAATTCGAAAGAAGAAGTGCATGTACAACTAGTTACATGTAATAATCCATACATGTTGGACAAtaacataaacatacataaaagtaaaaatcaAAAGAATCAAGAcgaacaaaaagaaaaaaaagaaaaggaagaaaaagaagaaacaataaataaaaaagtagatGAAGAAGAGAAATGGAAAGTAGAAATgaaggaaaatatttttctaaaagaACCAATGAATGGTTGTAAAAATAGAGAAGCTGTGAAATACTGTAATATGATCAAGAGAGAAAAGGAAAGTAAAAGTAGTAATGATACAATAATAGAAGTAAATAATGTAAGTaacgaaaaaaatgatagtgaaaaaaagaatacattCGAAgagaattacaaaaaaaaaagggaagatATTATATTGAAAGGCGGTGATAGCGGCATGGTGGTTAAAGCAGAgaatgaaaaggaaattgAAGGAATTAATGAATCTAATAtcataaatgaaaaacaatCGAGTGAATCTTTCTATAAGTATAATGAAAacataaatgatataaaaagaataaaaaacagttcttgtaaaaataatgtagagaataatgaaaaaagtagGGTATTAATATCTATTTcaaatgatattttaaaagaaccGAAAAAGGGGAGCACAACTAtagaaaataacaataataataagaatgaTGACAGTGCTATCATTTTAGAAGTAAATAATTACACATATAATGAATACCACAGAAGAGTTAATTTATACAATTTAGAAtacgataaaaaaaatgaaaacaaatatattatgagtaaaaatatatgtaacttAGGGTataacgaaaaaaagaagagtatTAAGGAACAATTAACAGATTCATATTcttatcatttaaataatatgaacaaaaatacaaaactgaaaaacaaaaagagaatattgggtattaataaaaattcttataaaaCAGGTGAGAAGCACACATTAAGCTCAAGTAACATTGAAAAGGAAgatgtaaagaaaaaatatacagtTGAAAATATTACAGACATggacataaaaaaagaaaaggaaggaAAATATGAAAGTAATGAAAAGATTGgagaagaaaataatgtaaatgaaggaaaaaaagaagatataaattttataggTTCAAATGGAGAGTGCAGATATCCAATTAGCAATGAATTATCTAggtataaaatgaatattacaaaaaaaaaatacgaatgTGATGTAGCTGTAAAAGACAATACATATcttgaagaagaaaatattcaTGATAAGGAAAAtcaaatttttaatgaattaaatggCGTAAGTAATGAAAAGATAAGTTTCTTTGATACATGTGagttaaaaaatagagaaatgGATAATTCCTGTGCTTATAAGAATGATAGAGAAAAgtgcaattttttaataggaCATAGATTAAGCAATGCACAAGAATTATTTTCTAACAATTCGATTAATGATAGGAGTAAAAAGGATAATAATGCTATCAAAATAgagaataatttttgtgaTACTAAAAAATGGGTTGGTAACTACACAACAGATgtaaataatgaaagaaataatagcagtaataaCGATAGTTGTGAAAGTAGGTTGAGAGATAAAAACGAGATAgttataacaaataaatacaataatgCATCGGCAGGACtcgattttaaaaaagaaagcaaaaaagggaaaaaagtaGTTCTTCCTTGGAACAAAGACAATATAGTTAAGTTAAacggaaaaaataaatccatgaaaaaaaaaaatataacaataaatacGAAATTAGCTAGGTATGAAAGAGTActaatacatacatgtattaataaattgaattggaaaaaatgcattgagaatataaataaagggACATTTTATTGGATAGGATATAACATTAACGATTATgatcattataattatatgaaaaagaaaaaaataattaatagaATTCCGtctatgtacatgtatacaaaaaaaaaggcacttacatttttactttcTCATTTGTCACTTATTTTTCCTGCGTTATATGATTTTTATCCAAATACATTTGTACTAcctgaaaataaaaatatcataaaatatattttaaatagcGACAATaaggaatattatataatgaaaccTGATTGTGGTAGTATGGGTATTGGTGTTAAGGTAATTAATAAGTACAgtgatattaatattaatatattaaatggatataattgttatataattcaaaaatatattgataatCCTTTATTGatgtataaaaagaaattcgATTttcgaatatatatattgttattaccaGGAAAAAATTATCCTAAAATATACTTATCGAAAGTTGGGTTTGCAAGGTTGTGTAcagaagaatataaaaaaaagaaaagatatatttgtaatacgtatatacatttaactAATTACAGCATTAATAAAgacaatgaaaaatatataagaaagaagaatatacatgataaaaataataataaacaattattaagtgatgtttttatttatttaaaaaacattggTTATGATATAGATGATATATGGGgacagataaaaaaaataacttgtTTAACATCTTTAgcaatatattcttatattaaGGGAAAGatacaatataattttaataataatttttatttttatcaattaaTTGGATTAGATATATTGTTAGATAATACTGGAAAAGCATGGTTGCTCGAAGTTAATTCAAACCCTTCTTTAAGAATAGATTATATAGACCCAAGTTATACTAATTTTGAGATCCAATTAGAAAGTATGTTTGATAGATATGTAAAGGAGCCAGTAATAAGTGAAATGTTCTTAATagtttatcaaaaaatttataaaaaatatttgagaaaaaagagtaaaaagGTTGTCATAAGTGTTAAtgataaaattgaaaataaggaaaaacataatattatttgtacaattaataataaaagaagattgctaaaaataaaattgaaggACGGTTTTTCGAATAATagttttattcatttaaataatagtaGAAATACAAAAGGTTTAgcggaaaataaaaaacctcatgataaaaatagtaataataataataataataataataataataagagcATCGGAAGTAACTGTTTGAATAAAGAGGATCCTCAATATTTCATGGactacaataataaaataaataaaacgaatTCTTACATGTTAAATAatggtataaaaaaaaatcatatatttagaaCTGCaggaaaaaattacataaaaaacgAATATTCTGCCACTATTCCTAATAAGAATGGATATGATTCGACAAATAATTGCAGTAGTTAtggtttaaaaaatagtaactTAAGTAATactcattttaaaaatttgatgagaaaaaaaattaaaatgagaAAGAATTTATTCctcaaaaaggaaaatatgaGTAATGTTGATACCTGTGTTGATGAAAATGATATTGGAAGTTTCAGCTTGTCCAATAACATTGtccaaaatgaaaaagaaaatttgcTATGCAGTgtcaaaaaaggaaagaacgAAGGGAATGAAACCAACGAATCAAGGGAAATAAACAAATCGAGGACAGTAAACgaaatgaacaaattaaacgaatggaatgaagaaaatacaaTGAATAATAACTTCCCCACCAAATTATGCTATAAAGATGGTATCTctagttatataaataataaaattgggAATAATTTTTGCAGGAATCACGGAAATGAAGAATGCAAAGGAAAGCATGATATAgatactaataaaaaattctcaAAAGATAATAACGCTAAATATGAAGGTATAAATAGTTTTTTTGAAATTGGCGAAAGCTCGTGTATCAACATGTATATTGACGATTACGATAATGTTGAAGAAAAttgtgaatataaaaaatcaatAGTACACAAGACACGAGAAGCAAATGATAACAGTGATTACCTATACGACAGCTACAACAGTAACAGAACCATGAATCACATGGGAAgcaattttataaacaaatttgATATTAAAGATGACATTGAGTTAGCGAATATGGATAAAAGTGAAccacaaaattataataccAATATAAACGAGTGCAATTCGTATAAGGAAGGCGACAACGAAAGGTTTAATTATGAGAACTTGTTTAGTAATGAAGATACAATAATGGaatcaaatattttaaataaagaaacatATGTGCAAATTGATAATCAAGATGATATTCATTTGGAAAAATTCTTAAATAATGATGTAGAAACGTGTAAAGAgatttatagaaatattagtGATAgtgtttataaaaagaaagttGAAAATTTCATTATGATAAGAAGTgatttatacaaatatatgaactGCTTAAACGTTCTTGGtattagatatattaataataatgacataaaaaatgttgaTGAACtgtacaataaaaatatttcctttgatttaaaaaagacCTACAcgaaaataagaaaagatattttacacccattaaaaaataatgtgttAGAAAAAgatgtgtatataaatttaaaaaaagaaacaaacaaatattataatgaaatgaaaatatacaacGAATGttactttttgttttattttattttaaacaaatatgataataatttaaagaaaaataacagaaaggttgaatattatattgaCAAGAACACATTcttatgtatgtgtgcagatattaaaataaataaaataattgaaaacaTAAACATTTCTACGAAGAGTAACAACAGtttatttgaaataaataaaaatcctCAAGAAAATCAAATGTATCAAATTGTTAgagatatattaaataataagaacTCTAATAGTTGCCCACatggaaaggaaaaaaaaagacataagAATAATGGAAACTATTCAAATAATTCAAGTTTTTGGAAAACAAGTGATTTATCAAATGATAATTCATCTGAAgataatattcttaaatgcaaaaataaaggggaaaaaataaatagatctTCTTCATtacgttttaaaaaaaatcatttagaaaaagatgaaatattgtcaaaaaattataaattaatgaattataagaaaaacaatttttcattaaataaaagcagaacaaataataaatctTATTACTCATCTATGTTTAGCCCATTTACCTTGGTTCCGACTTCGAATAATTTGATGAATTTTAATACAATAGGAATTAACAGTATGAACAGTAggattaaaaggaaaaagaaaatgaacaTTTATGATctagaatatttatttacaagacaagtattttttagtaaatatattaacaaaaatcaAGGTTTAACGATTAttgatttctttttattaatgcaGCAAGTGgctcttttaatatttccatACATTAACCACTTAAGTGCTTACAATGTTTTATACCCTTATAATAGCGTAATATTTGAAGAGCTAAGCAATcaagaaaataatacatatacaaataaaactaataataagggaattaataatgaaaagaaatatatcacgaataaaataaataaagaaaaggatGTAGATAATAACCTTGgcttgaaaaaagaaaataaaactaatgtgattaattcaataaaaaaagataattcaATTGTTTCTGAGAAAAGAGGAGAGTTGCAAAATCCTTTGAATTcagaaattaataatttaaattatagcAATAATGGGATTCACAGTGAATATtcgaaaaaaaggaataattatttatggcataaaaatatttgtagtAACATTTATAActtgtatgaatatattcaaataagtATTAATCCTAccgtaaaaaatatttgcttggaaacttttttaaattttatttttaataagtaTGGAATAACTCATTCTTCTTAG